The Williamsia sp. DF01-3 genome has a window encoding:
- a CDS encoding carbohydrate ABC transporter permease: MNTVMGRRVGWTVINLLVVLYALIPVLWIISLSFKPPGSVKDGKFIPTSWTWENYTSIFDTSAFTSALINSIGIGLITTVIAVTLGTMAAYAVARLDFPGKKALIGAALLIAMFPQISLVTPLFNIERRLGLFDTWAGLIIPYITFALPLAIYTLSAFFREIPWELEKAAKMDGATPAQAFRKVIAPLAAPGIVTAAILVFIFAWNDLLLAISLTSTERSITAPVAIANFTGSSQFEEPTGSIAAAAVVITIPIIIFVLLFQRRIVAGLTSGAVKG, from the coding sequence ATGAACACAGTGATGGGCCGACGTGTCGGCTGGACCGTCATCAACCTGCTGGTTGTCCTCTACGCACTGATCCCGGTGCTGTGGATCATCAGCCTGTCGTTCAAGCCACCCGGCTCTGTGAAGGACGGCAAGTTCATTCCGACGTCCTGGACCTGGGAGAACTACACCAGCATCTTCGACACCAGTGCGTTCACCTCGGCGCTGATCAACTCGATCGGAATCGGGCTGATCACGACGGTGATCGCGGTGACCCTGGGCACGATGGCCGCCTACGCTGTTGCGCGGCTTGACTTCCCGGGCAAGAAGGCGCTGATCGGCGCAGCCCTGCTGATCGCCATGTTCCCGCAGATCTCGCTGGTGACACCGTTGTTCAACATCGAGCGGCGTCTCGGGCTCTTCGACACCTGGGCCGGCCTGATCATCCCGTACATCACCTTCGCGCTGCCGCTGGCGATCTACACGTTGTCCGCGTTCTTCCGTGAGATCCCTTGGGAGCTGGAGAAAGCTGCGAAAATGGACGGCGCCACCCCGGCTCAGGCCTTCCGCAAGGTGATTGCGCCACTGGCCGCACCGGGCATCGTGACCGCTGCCATCCTCGTGTTCATCTTCGCCTGGAACGACCTGTTGCTAGCGATCTCGCTGACATCGACGGAGCGTTCGATCACCGCCCCTGTGGCGATCGCGAACTTCACCGGCAGCAGCCAGTTCGAAGAACCCACGGGATCCATCGCGGCTGCGGCCGTGGTCATCACGATCCCGATCATCATCTTTGTCCTCTTGTTCCAACGTCGTATCGTTGCCGGTCTGACCTCCGGCGCCGTGAAGGGATAG
- a CDS encoding NADP-dependent malic enzyme, translating into MGSELPAPDADASTITRDEIFAGHEGGKLSVSITSPLDTKRALSIAYTPGVAEVSRAIAADPELARRYTWTNRLVAVVSDGSAVLGLGDIGPSASLPVMEGKSALFKNFAGLDSIPLVLSTKDPDEIVETLIRLRHSFGAVNLEDISAPRCFEIEKRVIEALDCPVMHDDQHGTAIVVLAALKAATKLLKKDRSTLKIVISGCGAAGVACANILLADGIADVTVIDSKGIVHSGRDNLHDVKVDMAGRTNPDGRTGSLSDALVDADVFLGVSAGKVPEEALATMNSDAIIFALSNPDPEVHPDVARKYAAVVATGRSDFPNQINNVLAFPGVFRGALDAGARRITEEMKLAAADAIVEVLGDDLSAEMIVPSPLDPRVAPAVADAVARVAKQG; encoded by the coding sequence ATGGGCAGTGAACTGCCCGCCCCCGACGCCGACGCATCGACAATCACCCGCGACGAGATCTTCGCCGGCCATGAGGGTGGCAAATTGTCCGTGAGTATCACCTCGCCGCTCGACACCAAGCGTGCTCTGTCCATCGCCTACACACCCGGCGTCGCCGAGGTGTCCCGGGCCATCGCGGCCGACCCCGAACTGGCCCGGCGCTACACCTGGACCAATCGTCTCGTCGCGGTGGTCAGCGACGGCAGTGCGGTGCTGGGGCTCGGTGACATCGGTCCTAGTGCCTCACTGCCTGTCATGGAGGGCAAGTCGGCGCTGTTCAAGAACTTCGCCGGGCTCGACTCGATCCCCCTGGTGCTCAGTACCAAGGACCCCGACGAGATCGTCGAGACGCTGATCCGCCTGCGGCACTCCTTCGGTGCGGTGAACCTGGAGGACATCTCGGCGCCGCGGTGTTTCGAGATCGAGAAGCGGGTGATCGAAGCCCTTGACTGTCCGGTCATGCACGACGATCAGCACGGCACCGCCATCGTGGTGCTCGCGGCGCTGAAGGCGGCGACCAAGCTGCTGAAGAAGGACCGCAGCACCCTCAAGATCGTCATCTCGGGGTGCGGCGCCGCCGGCGTGGCCTGCGCCAACATCCTGCTAGCCGACGGCATCGCCGACGTCACGGTGATCGACAGCAAGGGCATCGTGCACAGTGGCCGCGACAACCTGCACGACGTCAAAGTCGACATGGCCGGGCGCACCAACCCCGACGGCAGGACTGGATCGTTGTCGGACGCCCTCGTCGATGCCGATGTGTTCCTGGGGGTGAGTGCCGGAAAGGTGCCCGAGGAGGCCCTCGCGACGATGAATTCCGACGCGATCATCTTCGCTCTGTCCAATCCTGATCCCGAGGTCCATCCCGATGTCGCACGCAAGTACGCGGCAGTGGTCGCCACGGGTCGCAGTGACTTCCCGAACCAGATCAACAATGTGCTGGCCTTCCCGGGAGTGTTCCGTGGAGCGCTCGACGCGGGCGCACGACGCATCACCGAGGAGATGAAGTTGGCCGCCGCCGACGCGATCGTCGAGGTCCTCGGCGATGACCTGTCGGCAGAGATGATCGTGCCGAGCCCGCTGGACCCCCGAGTGGCACCCGCGGTCGCCGACGCTGTTGCCAGGGTGGCCAAGCAAGGGTGA
- a CDS encoding chromosome partitioning protein ParB, which produces MARDTGFPSADAENDFSRQRRRAELARLSAWLTRQPADVNTVLPFDEVVAALGKTGETFLGLTVVEVSTIVGSVDRTRDFDRYFRPTSARVRERWQRLATAQRRGESVPPVQLYRIGDMHFVIDGHHRVSIAISRHFTTIDAYVTVIHTRISPEGITARSDLVLKDHRRLFLSRVPLEGKQREAISFEDPFDYAECAENVEAWGFRLSQETGTFLSRVEVARRWFGEEFLPVVRMARRAEILPEVTSDAELYLWLASERYRLVRKHIWDEAIIDELREHSRRRRKPT; this is translated from the coding sequence ATGGCGCGTGACACCGGATTCCCCAGCGCCGACGCCGAGAACGACTTCAGCAGGCAACGCAGACGAGCCGAGCTGGCGCGTCTGTCGGCCTGGCTCACCCGACAACCCGCAGACGTCAACACGGTCCTGCCGTTCGACGAAGTCGTTGCGGCCCTGGGTAAGACGGGCGAGACGTTCCTCGGGCTCACCGTGGTCGAGGTCTCCACGATCGTCGGCAGCGTGGACCGCACCCGCGACTTCGACCGCTACTTCCGGCCCACGTCGGCCCGCGTACGCGAACGTTGGCAGCGGCTTGCCACCGCCCAGCGGCGCGGTGAATCCGTACCGCCGGTGCAGCTCTACCGCATCGGCGACATGCACTTCGTCATCGACGGGCACCACCGCGTCTCGATCGCGATCTCACGACATTTCACGACAATCGACGCGTACGTGACCGTGATCCACACCCGCATCTCCCCCGAGGGCATCACCGCTCGATCCGATCTTGTCCTCAAGGACCATCGGCGCCTGTTCTTGTCCCGGGTCCCGCTGGAAGGCAAGCAACGCGAGGCCATTTCGTTCGAGGACCCTTTCGACTACGCCGAGTGCGCCGAGAACGTGGAGGCCTGGGGGTTTCGGCTCAGCCAGGAGACCGGCACGTTCCTGAGCCGGGTGGAGGTCGCCCGTCGGTGGTTCGGCGAGGAGTTCCTGCCGGTGGTGCGGATGGCTCGGCGCGCCGAGATACTCCCCGAGGTGACAAGCGACGCCGAGCTCTATCTGTGGCTGGCCTCGGAACGATACCGCTTGGTACGCAAGCACATCTGGGACGAAGCAATCATCGACGAGCTGCGTGAACATTCCCGTCGCAGGCGCAAGCCGACCTGA
- a CDS encoding suppressor of fused domain protein, producing the protein MFDDVEPQRASVTFLGLESIDVLRFSIVPSSVAYVSLGCSRHPMGEPDQLIVDPTAGPRAEVVIRMRLSDASARSTQLRGLHRTVAMLAAAPAVEGLVLTADALIDLGEPLWEGATFTAVVLEDDKIAPCEIPGDLEDVHFFRAIPVTANEAAWVRLKGVDALRAAWTEAGIDVNDPVRAGATIG; encoded by the coding sequence ATGTTCGACGACGTCGAACCCCAGCGGGCGTCGGTCACCTTCCTCGGGCTCGAATCGATTGACGTCCTTCGGTTTTCGATCGTGCCCAGCAGCGTGGCGTACGTGTCGCTCGGCTGCAGCCGGCATCCGATGGGAGAGCCGGACCAGCTGATCGTGGATCCGACGGCGGGACCCCGCGCGGAGGTGGTGATCCGGATGCGTCTGTCCGATGCCTCAGCCCGTTCCACACAGCTGCGCGGGCTGCACCGTACGGTCGCGATGCTGGCCGCGGCGCCTGCGGTGGAAGGGTTGGTCTTGACCGCCGATGCGCTGATCGATCTCGGCGAACCCCTGTGGGAAGGGGCGACCTTCACAGCTGTTGTACTCGAGGACGACAAGATCGCGCCGTGCGAGATACCCGGCGACCTCGAAGACGTGCATTTCTTTCGGGCGATCCCCGTCACGGCAAACGAGGCGGCGTGGGTCCGGCTCAAAGGGGTGGACGCACTCCGCGCAGCGTGGACCGAAGCCGGGATCGACGTGAACGACCCGGTGAGGGCGGGCGCCACCATCGGTTGA
- a CDS encoding metallophosphoesterase: MVRVLSVSDEVVDSLYYGVAEELAPDLIVAAGDLPFDYLEKLMAHFGVPCVFVPGNHDRDLSGFKKTRAGWTEAGLPVRDPGPEGAVNADGRIVTVAGVRIAGLGGCIRYNDGPNQYREATQRQRANRLALRRFAYRMMPGKSAVDILLTHSPARGIGDAEDGPHRGFRCFLPLVYRLRPQLLLHGHIHPHGQTPMDHTILLKTMPGKTLRRSTLSVNTVGYCLFDIEPGGTGIRIHRRRHGA; the protein is encoded by the coding sequence GTGGTGCGTGTGCTTTCGGTATCGGACGAGGTCGTCGACAGCCTCTACTACGGGGTTGCCGAGGAGTTGGCGCCCGACCTGATCGTCGCTGCCGGTGACCTGCCCTTTGACTATCTCGAGAAGCTCATGGCCCATTTCGGTGTTCCATGCGTCTTCGTACCCGGCAACCACGACCGGGACCTGTCCGGCTTCAAGAAGACCCGGGCGGGCTGGACCGAGGCAGGGTTGCCGGTCCGTGATCCGGGGCCCGAGGGCGCGGTGAACGCCGACGGCCGCATCGTCACGGTGGCCGGTGTGCGCATTGCCGGACTGGGTGGCTGTATCCGCTACAACGACGGCCCCAATCAGTACCGGGAGGCGACCCAGCGTCAACGGGCCAATCGACTGGCTTTGCGCCGCTTCGCGTATCGGATGATGCCCGGCAAGTCGGCTGTCGACATCCTGCTCACGCACAGTCCGGCGCGCGGCATCGGGGACGCCGAAGACGGCCCGCATCGCGGATTCCGCTGTTTCCTCCCGCTGGTCTACCGGTTGCGTCCACAGCTCCTGCTCCATGGCCACATCCACCCCCACGGCCAGACCCCGATGGATCACACCATCCTGCTCAAGACGATGCCGGGCAAAACCCTGCGCCGCAGCACACTCTCGGTGAACACCGTCGGCTACTGCCTGTTCGACATCGAGCCCGGAGGAACCGGGATCCGGATACACCGGAGACGCCATGGCGCGTGA
- a CDS encoding CoA ester lyase: protein MPASDTAIRRSVLAVPASSPKMLTKARGLPADEVFLDLEDAVAPSVKEAARASVIAALGAADWSGQQRVVRVNDWTTPWTVDDAVTVVKGAGAHLDSILLPKVTSAAQVIALDLMLGQLESGCGLPAGKIGIQAQIENAAGLTCINEIASASPRLRSLVLGPADMMASLGMRSLAVGEQPQGYLKGDAHHHVLMTILVAARTHGLQAIDGPYLKIDDAAGFRTVAESSAALGYDGKWVVHPSQIDVANEVFRPRQADYDDAEELLDAYAHAATAEGGERGAVRFRGEMIDEASRKMAEVIAGKGRAAGMSRSPSPVDV from the coding sequence ATGCCAGCCTCTGACACCGCGATCCGACGGTCGGTGCTGGCCGTACCCGCCAGCAGTCCGAAGATGTTGACCAAGGCGCGGGGGCTGCCCGCAGACGAGGTCTTCCTCGATCTGGAGGACGCAGTGGCGCCCTCGGTGAAAGAGGCCGCACGGGCCTCGGTCATCGCGGCGCTGGGCGCGGCGGACTGGTCCGGGCAACAGCGAGTGGTCCGGGTCAACGACTGGACCACACCGTGGACCGTCGACGACGCGGTCACCGTGGTCAAGGGTGCCGGCGCCCACCTCGACTCCATCTTGCTGCCCAAGGTCACCTCGGCTGCGCAGGTCATCGCACTCGACCTGATGCTGGGCCAACTCGAGTCGGGCTGTGGTCTGCCGGCGGGGAAGATCGGGATCCAGGCCCAGATCGAGAACGCCGCCGGACTGACATGTATCAATGAGATCGCTTCGGCCAGTCCACGGTTGCGCTCGCTGGTCCTGGGGCCCGCCGACATGATGGCCAGCCTCGGCATGCGTTCGCTGGCCGTCGGTGAACAGCCCCAGGGCTACCTGAAAGGCGATGCGCATCACCACGTGTTGATGACAATCCTCGTCGCCGCACGAACTCACGGTCTGCAGGCGATCGACGGTCCCTACCTGAAAATCGATGACGCAGCGGGTTTTCGGACAGTCGCCGAGTCCTCGGCGGCGCTCGGCTACGACGGCAAGTGGGTGGTGCACCCCAGCCAGATCGATGTGGCCAACGAGGTGTTCCGGCCGCGGCAGGCCGACTACGACGACGCCGAGGAATTGCTTGACGCATATGCACACGCGGCGACCGCCGAAGGCGGCGAACGCGGCGCCGTCCGGTTCCGCGGTGAGATGATCGATGAGGCGAGCAGGAAGATGGCCGAGGTGATTGCCGGCAAGGGCCGCGCTGCGGGCATGTCCCGTTCACCGTCGCCTGTGGACGTCTGA
- a CDS encoding carbohydrate ABC transporter permease, with product METQNAPQSTGKKKPALSEGKRAERRLGLLLIAPAVVLMILVTGYPIVYAFWLSLQKASLSAPGQDEFIGFSNYATVLSDSYWWTAFSVTLGITVVSVVIELVLGMAIALVMHRTLFGKGAIRTLVLIPYGIVTVVAAFSWYYAWTPDTGYLANLLPDGTAPLTEQWPSLAVIVLAEVWKTTPFMALLLLAGLALVPDDLLKAAQMDGAGAWTRLTKIILPLMKPAILVALLFRTLDAFRVFDNIYILTRGSNNTYSVSMLGYDNLFKAFNLGVGSAISVLIFLCVAIIAFVFIKLFGAAAPGSDAEGR from the coding sequence ATCGAGACGCAGAACGCGCCGCAGAGCACCGGCAAGAAGAAGCCGGCGCTGAGCGAGGGAAAGCGCGCCGAACGGCGCCTGGGATTGCTGCTCATCGCACCCGCCGTGGTCCTGATGATCCTGGTGACCGGGTACCCGATCGTGTACGCCTTCTGGCTGAGTCTGCAGAAGGCAAGCCTGTCGGCACCCGGGCAGGACGAGTTCATCGGGTTCTCGAACTACGCGACCGTGCTGAGCGACAGCTACTGGTGGACGGCCTTCAGCGTCACGCTGGGGATCACCGTCGTCTCGGTGGTGATCGAGCTGGTGCTGGGCATGGCCATCGCGCTGGTGATGCACCGAACCCTGTTCGGCAAGGGGGCGATTCGCACCCTGGTGCTGATCCCTTACGGCATCGTCACCGTGGTCGCCGCGTTCTCGTGGTACTACGCGTGGACGCCGGACACCGGCTACCTGGCCAATCTGCTGCCCGACGGCACAGCACCTTTGACGGAGCAGTGGCCGTCGCTGGCGGTGATCGTGTTGGCCGAGGTCTGGAAGACCACACCGTTCATGGCGTTGCTCCTCCTGGCCGGCCTGGCGCTGGTGCCCGACGACCTGCTCAAGGCCGCACAGATGGACGGCGCCGGAGCGTGGACGCGCCTGACGAAGATCATCCTGCCGCTGATGAAGCCGGCGATCCTCGTCGCACTCCTGTTCCGCACCCTGGATGCGTTCCGGGTGTTCGACAACATCTACATCCTCACCCGAGGTAGCAACAACACCTATTCGGTGTCGATGTTGGGCTACGACAACCTCTTCAAGGCGTTCAACCTAGGAGTTGGATCAGCGATCAGTGTCCTCATCTTCCTGTGCGTGGCGATCATCGCCTTCGTCTTCATCAAGCTGTTCGGTGCCGCGGCACCCGGCTCCGACGCAGAAGGACGGTGA
- a CDS encoding ABC transporter ATP-binding protein, whose translation MAEIVLDKVSKKYPDGSVAVNDVDITIADGEFIILVGPSGCGKSTTLNMIAGLEDISSGELRIAGERVNEKAPKDRDIAMVFQSYALYPHMTVRDNIAFPLTLAKMPKAEIAQKVDEAARILDLGQYLDRKPANLSGGQRQRVAMGRAIVRSPKAFLMDEPLSNLDAKLRVQTRTEIAQLQQRLGTTTVYVTHDQTEAMTLGDRVVVLRAGLVQQIGSPQELYNRPSNLFVAGFIGSPAMNFLPGRLTQNGIETAIGEVAVSDMRRVVENAKHARSNGEVLIGIRPEHFEDARLVDPLARSKGATFTVQISVLESMGSDNYAHFTVEGGQSSAKALADIAADAGAQMGSGQLIARLSPESNIGKGQQAELFYDTSKVSVFDQASGHNLSL comes from the coding sequence ATGGCCGAAATCGTGCTGGACAAGGTGAGCAAGAAATACCCGGACGGTTCTGTGGCCGTCAACGACGTCGACATCACCATCGCCGACGGCGAGTTCATCATCTTGGTGGGCCCGTCGGGTTGTGGAAAGTCCACCACCCTCAACATGATCGCCGGTCTGGAGGACATCTCCTCCGGTGAACTCCGCATCGCCGGAGAACGGGTCAACGAGAAGGCACCGAAGGATCGTGACATCGCGATGGTGTTCCAGTCCTACGCGCTGTACCCGCACATGACGGTGCGTGACAACATCGCGTTCCCGCTGACCCTGGCGAAGATGCCCAAGGCCGAGATCGCCCAGAAGGTCGACGAGGCAGCACGCATCCTCGACCTCGGGCAGTACCTCGACCGCAAGCCGGCCAACCTCTCCGGTGGTCAACGGCAGCGGGTGGCCATGGGCCGCGCGATCGTGCGCTCGCCCAAGGCGTTCCTGATGGACGAGCCGCTGTCGAACCTCGATGCGAAGCTGCGTGTGCAGACCCGTACCGAGATCGCCCAGCTGCAGCAGCGTCTCGGCACCACCACGGTCTACGTCACCCACGACCAGACCGAGGCCATGACACTCGGCGACCGGGTTGTGGTCCTGCGCGCCGGCCTGGTGCAGCAGATCGGTTCTCCGCAGGAGCTCTACAACCGGCCGTCGAACCTGTTCGTCGCCGGGTTCATCGGCTCGCCGGCCATGAACTTCCTGCCCGGGCGCCTCACCCAGAACGGCATCGAGACCGCGATCGGTGAGGTGGCGGTCAGTGATATGCGGCGAGTGGTGGAGAACGCCAAACATGCTCGCAGCAATGGTGAGGTGCTCATCGGCATCCGGCCGGAGCACTTCGAGGATGCTCGTCTGGTCGACCCGCTGGCTCGGTCCAAGGGAGCCACCTTCACCGTGCAGATCAGCGTGCTCGAGTCGATGGGCTCGGACAACTACGCGCACTTCACCGTCGAGGGCGGCCAGTCGTCCGCCAAGGCGCTGGCGGACATCGCCGCAGATGCCGGTGCGCAGATGGGTAGCGGCCAACTGATCGCCCGCCTCTCACCGGAGTCGAACATCGGCAAGGGGCAGCAGGCAGAGCTCTTCTACGACACCTCCAAGGTGTCGGTGTTCGATCAGGCGAGCGGTCACAACCTCAGCCTGTAG
- a CDS encoding alpha/beta hydrolase, producing the protein MKPFLSVPAGELIFRPLFALTLNSRWSPQTQRTLLEMSTLLLPRVPHSVIRSVTLGDRSAERVSVGATEHGRAVLYLHGGAYIVGSPTTHRALTTTLARAAGAEVYALDYRLAPEHPMPAAVDDSVAAYLALLERGYSPESVAIAGDSAGGGLSVATARVLIDEHGVTPAALGLISPWVNPAGVSEDLGTDIVVNLEWSRQGAAAYLGDGDPTDPRYAPAVGPLEGLPPTLVQIGQRELLLEQVTEFVASLREAGVDVTASDLGPLWHVAHTAAPLVTEAAAAVDDLGRFLGDRLRYSQAVLAEPAGRNAG; encoded by the coding sequence CTGAAACCATTTCTGTCGGTCCCGGCCGGCGAACTCATCTTCCGGCCGCTGTTCGCACTCACCCTCAATTCGCGGTGGTCGCCGCAGACCCAGCGCACGCTGCTGGAGATGAGTACGTTGCTGCTGCCGAGGGTGCCTCACTCGGTGATCCGGTCGGTGACCCTGGGTGATCGGTCTGCCGAGCGGGTCAGTGTCGGGGCCACCGAACACGGTCGGGCGGTGCTGTATCTGCACGGCGGTGCCTACATCGTCGGGTCCCCGACCACTCATCGGGCGCTGACCACCACGCTCGCGCGGGCCGCAGGCGCCGAGGTCTATGCCCTCGACTACCGGCTTGCACCCGAGCATCCGATGCCCGCCGCGGTCGATGACTCGGTTGCCGCCTACCTCGCCCTGCTCGAACGCGGATACAGTCCCGAGTCCGTGGCGATCGCAGGCGATTCGGCAGGCGGCGGGCTCAGCGTGGCCACGGCGCGGGTGTTGATCGACGAGCACGGGGTCACCCCCGCGGCGCTCGGCCTGATCTCACCATGGGTGAACCCTGCCGGGGTGTCGGAGGATCTCGGCACCGACATCGTCGTGAACCTCGAGTGGTCGCGTCAGGGCGCAGCCGCCTACCTCGGAGACGGCGATCCCACCGATCCCCGGTATGCGCCGGCCGTCGGACCTTTGGAGGGTCTGCCGCCCACGCTGGTCCAGATCGGTCAGCGTGAATTGTTGCTCGAGCAGGTCACCGAGTTCGTCGCGTCCCTGCGTGAGGCAGGGGTCGACGTCACCGCATCCGATCTCGGTCCGCTGTGGCACGTGGCGCACACCGCGGCACCGCTGGTGACCGAGGCTGCTGCAGCGGTCGACGACCTGGGTCGATTCCTCGGTGATCGGCTGCGGTACTCACAGGCTGTGCTCGCCGAGCCAGCGGGTCGCAACGCCGGATAA
- a CDS encoding glycine betaine ABC transporter substrate-binding protein, whose translation MNSALLQHIRRVVPVLVVACALMVAGCSDPGPAPQELVMGSTADTPSRVATAIYAGALRGAGAAVSDEHPVADYGGLLDQMDNRTVDLFPAWSGELLAQLDPGASGRTSEDVYNQLNQALPQGVSAGDATTVQNKPLVFVSSDLAATADIDELAECAALPAGLPLVTVVEPAPQTVSELAGAGCAFGPARVMDAQAAVAEVAAGRAAGLFSALGVVADDAGLQGLDDGNDAMRAQDLVPVFRTAALSRTLFRAMNKVAGELTTADLTTMAAEVDGGAELSGVATRWLGEHSL comes from the coding sequence GTGAATTCCGCTCTACTGCAGCACATTCGACGAGTTGTGCCGGTCTTGGTGGTGGCCTGCGCGCTGATGGTCGCCGGTTGTTCGGACCCGGGACCCGCGCCGCAGGAGCTGGTGATGGGGTCGACGGCCGATACGCCGAGTCGAGTTGCCACAGCCATCTATGCGGGAGCTCTTCGCGGGGCAGGGGCGGCGGTCTCGGACGAACATCCGGTGGCCGACTACGGTGGCCTGCTCGACCAGATGGACAACCGCACAGTGGATCTGTTCCCGGCGTGGTCCGGAGAATTGCTGGCACAGCTCGATCCGGGGGCATCGGGACGCACGTCGGAGGACGTCTACAACCAGCTCAATCAGGCACTACCGCAAGGTGTCTCGGCAGGCGATGCCACCACTGTGCAGAACAAGCCGCTGGTGTTCGTCTCCAGTGACCTCGCGGCCACGGCCGACATCGATGAACTCGCGGAATGCGCCGCACTCCCGGCAGGGCTGCCTCTGGTCACCGTGGTGGAACCGGCGCCGCAGACGGTCAGCGAGCTGGCCGGGGCGGGATGCGCTTTCGGTCCCGCTCGGGTGATGGATGCGCAGGCGGCGGTCGCGGAAGTGGCCGCGGGCCGCGCCGCAGGGTTGTTCTCGGCATTGGGCGTGGTGGCCGACGACGCCGGACTCCAGGGTCTCGACGACGGCAACGACGCGATGCGGGCGCAGGACCTGGTGCCGGTCTTCCGCACCGCTGCGCTCAGCCGGACGTTGTTCCGCGCGATGAACAAGGTTGCGGGCGAGTTGACCACCGCCGACCTGACCACCATGGCGGCCGAGGTCGACGGTGGTGCGGAGTTATCCGGCGTTGCGACCCGCTGGCTCGGCGAGCACAGCCTGTGA
- a CDS encoding general stress protein codes for MSNPMKPAPGPGLPTPPKGWPIGSYTTYAEAQRAVDYLSDENFAVQDVTIVGVDLMQVERVLGRLTWGKVIGGGVVSGAWLGLFFGLLVGIVVDTNPLVPLLFGLVGGIVFGVVSTSIPYAATRGQRDFSSTMQLVAGRYDVLCDPRSAERARDMLSRLQP; via the coding sequence ATGAGCAATCCGATGAAACCCGCGCCGGGGCCCGGCCTGCCCACGCCGCCCAAGGGCTGGCCGATCGGGTCGTACACCACCTATGCCGAGGCGCAGCGTGCCGTCGACTACCTCTCCGACGAGAACTTCGCCGTGCAGGACGTCACCATCGTGGGTGTGGACCTGATGCAGGTCGAGCGTGTGCTGGGCCGATTGACATGGGGCAAGGTGATCGGCGGAGGTGTGGTGTCCGGCGCCTGGCTGGGACTGTTCTTCGGACTGCTCGTCGGCATCGTGGTGGACACCAATCCATTGGTGCCGCTGCTCTTCGGGCTCGTCGGCGGCATCGTCTTCGGCGTCGTGTCCACCTCTATTCCCTACGCGGCCACGCGCGGACAGCGTGACTTCTCCTCGACGATGCAGCTCGTCGCCGGACGGTACGACGTGTTGTGCGATCCGCGCAGTGCCGAACGCGCCCGCGACATGTTGAGTCGCCTGCAGCCGTAG
- the corA gene encoding magnesium/cobalt transporter CorA — translation MPPRPHLRTSTPGKPSSRVPIPPSRAVVDCAVYVDGKRLPGLRTFSHALDEVRSTGRGYVWVGLHSPDSRQMEGVANTFGLHELMVEDAVQAHQRPKLEQYDNTLFLVLKTVKYVAHESLQVANEVVETGEIMVMAGNEFVITVRHGDHTGLSGVRKQLEELPERLALGPTAVMHAVADHVVDTYVDVTAAVEYDVDALEENVFSPGRRIEIEPVYLLKREVMELRRAVDPLDAALRRLTSSEDKLIPKEVRRYFRDVQDHHTSVNERIASYDEVLTSLIDAALAKVGIQQNTDMRKISAWVAIASVPTMIAGIYGMNFDNIPELHWKYGYFVVLTLLATICVGLWRTFRRNHWL, via the coding sequence ATGCCGCCGCGGCCGCATCTGCGTACCAGCACACCAGGCAAACCCTCCTCCAGGGTGCCCATCCCGCCGTCACGTGCAGTCGTCGACTGTGCGGTGTACGTCGACGGCAAACGCCTCCCGGGGCTGCGCACGTTCAGTCACGCCCTCGACGAGGTGCGCTCCACCGGACGGGGCTACGTGTGGGTGGGTCTGCACTCCCCCGACAGCAGGCAGATGGAAGGGGTGGCCAACACGTTCGGCCTGCACGAACTGATGGTCGAAGACGCTGTGCAAGCCCATCAGCGGCCGAAACTCGAGCAATACGACAACACGTTGTTCCTGGTACTGAAGACCGTCAAATACGTTGCCCACGAATCTCTACAGGTGGCGAACGAGGTCGTCGAGACCGGCGAGATCATGGTCATGGCAGGCAACGAGTTCGTGATCACGGTGCGCCACGGTGACCACACAGGGCTCTCGGGGGTTCGCAAGCAACTCGAGGAACTTCCCGAACGCCTGGCTCTGGGGCCCACCGCGGTGATGCATGCCGTGGCCGACCATGTGGTCGACACCTATGTCGACGTGACCGCCGCGGTCGAGTACGACGTCGATGCGCTCGAAGAGAACGTCTTCTCGCCCGGCCGCCGGATCGAGATCGAACCCGTCTACCTCCTCAAGCGCGAGGTCATGGAGTTGCGCCGGGCCGTCGACCCACTCGACGCGGCGCTGCGCCGGCTCACCTCGTCCGAGGACAAGTTGATCCCCAAAGAGGTCCGGCGCTATTTCCGCGACGTCCAAGACCATCACACCAGCGTCAACGAGCGGATCGCGAGTTACGACGAGGTCCTGACATCGCTGATCGACGCCGCATTGGCCAAGGTCGGCATCCAGCAGAACACCGACATGCGCAAGATCTCGGCATGGGTGGCCATCGCGTCGGTGCCCACGATGATCGCGGGTATCTACGGGATGAACTTCGACAACATCCCCGAACTGCACTGGAAGTACGGCTACTTCGTAGTGCTGACGTTGCTGGCCACGATCTGCGTGGGACTCTGGCGGACGTTCCGGCGCAATCACTGGCTGTGA